A single Crateriforma conspicua DNA region contains:
- a CDS encoding YkgJ family cysteine cluster protein, with protein MSESDRSNSDSSAPWYADGLRFTCTQCGYCCSGDPGFVFVNHDEIRDMAGEMDLDVDAFEERFVRRVGRRRSLKEYADGDCILLDPKTRRCMVYHSRPIQCRTWPFWSSNLVSPDDWRETCAECPGAGTGQLYTLEQIEAAKNAKRV; from the coding sequence ATGTCCGAATCCGATCGCAGCAATTCCGATTCGTCCGCCCCCTGGTATGCCGATGGCCTGCGATTCACTTGCACGCAGTGCGGGTACTGTTGCAGCGGTGATCCCGGGTTCGTCTTCGTCAATCATGACGAAATCCGTGACATGGCCGGCGAGATGGATTTGGATGTCGACGCCTTTGAGGAACGATTCGTTCGCCGTGTCGGCCGGCGTCGCAGCCTGAAAGAATACGCCGACGGCGATTGCATTCTGTTGGATCCCAAAACGCGTCGCTGCATGGTTTACCACAGCCGTCCGATTCAGTGCCGGACCTGGCCGTTCTGGTCCAGCAATTTGGTTTCGCCCGACGACTGGCGGGAAACCTGTGCCGAATGCCCCGGGGCGGGGACCGGTCAGCTGTACACGCTGGAGCAGATCGAAGCGGCCAAAAACGCCAAACGCGTCTGA
- a CDS encoding HU family DNA-binding protein produces the protein MTKKDIVRTISEEVGLTQQQTKEIVQKTFDAIVDCLVRDQRIELRNFGVFEVKPRAARKARNPRTGQQVDVPSKHVVTFKPGKFMEARVRELDQCAAQKAAEATAGDDNRPETNVHPDAAPNASARRPTGRWDDLSDPQ, from the coding sequence GTGACCAAAAAAGACATCGTGCGAACGATCTCCGAAGAGGTTGGGCTGACTCAACAACAGACCAAGGAAATCGTCCAGAAAACGTTCGATGCGATCGTCGACTGTCTGGTTCGGGACCAACGGATTGAATTGCGGAACTTCGGCGTGTTCGAAGTCAAACCGCGGGCGGCCCGCAAGGCTCGCAATCCCAGGACCGGCCAACAGGTTGACGTTCCCAGCAAACACGTGGTGACCTTCAAGCCCGGCAAATTCATGGAAGCACGCGTCCGAGAATTGGACCAGTGTGCCGCCCAGAAAGCCGCCGAAGCCACCGCCGGTGACGACAACCGCCCCGAAACAAACGTCCACCCCGATGCGGCACCGAACGCATCGGCGAGGCGACCGACCGGTCGCTGGGATGACCTTTCCGATCCACAGTAA
- a CDS encoding S41 family peptidase: MESNSGIERFLTRWQHGRLLVLAATGFVALATLGGPIATVVADDPAAVASADSADDEQQVLTKGYELERQRMWADAVQHYESALRRFPDSRVVYQRLLISRLRYDVHRRYTDHSFLASVRDLSTTQALDLYSETLANLQTHYVETVDWSRVLLHGTAALEVALDEERFINSNLPGVDRDAIEQFRLNVHRELRGRSTQTRFDLRAAVSFVANLAHERIGLSGTATSLEFLSGAISTLDPYTRLLSGSQLDEMFSNIEGNFVGLGVELKPADDHLQIVSVIPGGPADEAGVLAGERIVRVADAETNVVDPDFAADLLRGPENSVVSISVADTAGRRRDLQITRRRVDVPCVENVHLVDVTNRVGYFRLTNFQKTTRREVEQAVITLQGQGMRSLIMDLRGNPGGLLTAAVEVADRFLSDGAIVTTRGRNAKENFDYRAHRSGTWNFPLVVLIDGNSASASEIFAGAMSDRGRAVVVGSTSYGKGSVQGVFRMRSAKFGLCLTTAKFYSPSGRAISQNGVRPHAEVSDRHITGRPDDQGHIIGDDEDAVLQHGIAQLAGHGGNLVSSRPSR; this comes from the coding sequence ATGGAATCAAATTCGGGTATCGAACGCTTTTTGACTCGCTGGCAACACGGCCGGCTGTTGGTGTTGGCCGCCACGGGATTCGTGGCTTTGGCGACACTCGGCGGACCGATTGCCACCGTGGTTGCGGACGATCCCGCGGCGGTTGCCTCCGCAGATTCAGCGGACGATGAACAGCAAGTCCTGACCAAGGGCTATGAACTGGAACGGCAACGCATGTGGGCCGATGCGGTTCAGCATTATGAATCCGCCCTGCGTCGGTTCCCCGACAGTCGCGTGGTGTATCAGCGATTGCTGATCAGCCGTCTGCGTTACGACGTTCACCGTCGATACACCGACCACAGTTTCCTGGCCAGTGTTCGCGACCTTAGCACGACCCAAGCGTTGGATCTGTATTCCGAAACGCTGGCGAATCTGCAAACTCACTACGTCGAAACGGTGGACTGGTCACGCGTGTTGCTGCACGGCACCGCGGCGCTGGAGGTGGCGTTGGATGAAGAACGATTCATCAACAGCAATCTTCCGGGCGTCGATCGTGATGCCATCGAACAGTTCCGTTTGAATGTGCATCGTGAACTTCGCGGCCGTAGCACCCAAACACGTTTCGATTTGCGTGCCGCCGTATCGTTTGTTGCCAACTTGGCGCATGAACGGATCGGATTGTCGGGAACGGCAACGTCGCTGGAGTTTCTGTCGGGTGCCATTTCGACGTTGGATCCCTACACACGATTGTTGTCGGGATCACAGTTGGACGAAATGTTTTCCAACATCGAAGGCAACTTTGTCGGCCTGGGCGTTGAATTGAAACCGGCCGATGATCACTTGCAAATCGTCTCGGTCATTCCGGGGGGACCGGCCGATGAAGCCGGCGTGTTGGCCGGGGAACGGATCGTTCGCGTCGCCGATGCGGAAACGAATGTGGTCGATCCCGATTTCGCCGCTGACCTGCTGCGTGGGCCTGAAAACTCCGTCGTATCGATCAGCGTGGCCGACACCGCGGGCCGACGGCGTGATCTGCAAATCACCCGCCGCCGTGTGGATGTGCCTTGCGTGGAAAACGTGCACTTGGTCGACGTGACCAACCGAGTCGGCTATTTCCGGCTGACCAATTTTCAAAAGACGACCCGACGCGAAGTCGAACAAGCGGTGATCACGCTGCAGGGCCAAGGCATGCGTTCGTTGATTATGGATTTGCGAGGCAACCCGGGCGGATTGTTGACCGCGGCCGTGGAAGTCGCCGACCGGTTCTTGAGCGACGGTGCAATCGTGACCACACGTGGTCGCAATGCGAAAGAGAATTTCGATTACCGGGCGCACCGCAGCGGCACTTGGAATTTTCCGTTGGTCGTCCTGATCGACGGCAACAGTGCCAGTGCCAGTGAGATTTTCGCCGGTGCCATGTCCGACCGGGGTCGTGCCGTGGTGGTCGGATCGACCAGTTATGGCAAAGGCAGCGTCCAGGGTGTGTTCCGGATGCGTTCGGCGAAGTTTGGACTTTGTTTGACGACCGCCAAGTTTTATTCACCCAGCGGCCGTGCGATCAGCCAAAACGGCGTCCGACCGCACGCCGAAGTCAGCGACCGGCACATCACCGGACGTCCGGACGACCAGGGACACATCATCGGCGACGATGAAGACGCGGTGCTGCAACACGGCATTGCACAACTGGCCGGCCACGGCGGCAACTTGGTCAGCAGCCGTCCGTCACGCTAA